A region of Nocardioides sp. JS614 DNA encodes the following proteins:
- a CDS encoding acyl-CoA thioesterase, which translates to MRHTYRCPLRWADLDPLGHVNNVVYVDYLQEARVDMLRTHGPAASTGDLAEGVVVVRHEVSYLAPLAFGFEPVSIESWVTEIRAAAFTLAYEIFHERDEGRHVYVRARTVLTPYVFASERPRRLTALERETLATFLEPDEPGPRAPLASARPEVAAHAPVQVRFSDVDVYGHVNNVKYFEYLQEARIQLMADLWQGLEPISLVVGQTDVDYRVPILFRPEAYHAWSWMSRVGQRSATIESLILDGETVLARARIAIVFFDPRTERSLAPPEPYLEALRSLLTS; encoded by the coding sequence GTGCGGCACACCTATCGGTGCCCCCTGCGCTGGGCCGACCTGGACCCACTGGGGCACGTGAACAACGTCGTCTACGTGGACTACCTCCAGGAGGCCCGCGTCGACATGCTGCGCACCCACGGCCCCGCCGCGAGCACCGGCGACCTGGCCGAGGGCGTCGTGGTCGTCCGCCACGAGGTGAGCTACCTCGCCCCGCTCGCCTTCGGGTTCGAGCCGGTGTCCATCGAGTCGTGGGTCACCGAGATCCGAGCGGCGGCCTTCACCCTCGCCTACGAGATCTTCCACGAGCGCGACGAGGGACGACACGTGTACGTGCGTGCCAGGACCGTGCTGACGCCGTACGTCTTCGCCAGCGAGCGTCCGCGCCGGCTCACGGCACTCGAGCGGGAGACCCTGGCGACGTTCCTGGAGCCCGACGAGCCGGGCCCGCGGGCACCACTGGCGTCGGCCCGCCCCGAGGTGGCCGCGCACGCACCGGTGCAGGTGCGGTTCTCCGACGTCGACGTCTACGGCCACGTGAACAACGTGAAGTACTTCGAGTACCTCCAGGAGGCCCGGATCCAGCTGATGGCCGACCTGTGGCAGGGCTTGGAGCCGATCTCGCTCGTCGTCGGGCAGACCGACGTCGACTACCGGGTGCCGATCCTGTTCCGGCCGGAGGCGTACCACGCCTGGTCCTGGATGTCCCGCGTCGGCCAGCGCTCGGCGACGATCGAGTCGCTGATCCTCGACGGGGAGACGGTGCTGGCGCGGGCGCGGATCGCGATCGTGTTCTTCGATCCTCGGACCGAGCGGTCGCTCGCTCCGCCCGAGCCCTACCTCGAGGCGCTGCGCTCGCTGCTGACGTCCTGA